From a single Peromyscus maniculatus bairdii isolate BWxNUB_F1_BW_parent chromosome 4, HU_Pman_BW_mat_3.1, whole genome shotgun sequence genomic region:
- the LOC102911660 gene encoding olfactory receptor 4K3-like: MDRWNQSMVPEFVLLGLSHSHNLQRLLFVMFLIIYVLALSGNSTVMFLIVTDRNLHSPMYFFLANLSFVDMWLSSATTPKMIADFLSEPKIISFAGCMSQVFFDHCVGAVEMMLLVVMAYDRYVAICKPLHYFTIMNLKRCTGLVLTSWAIAFVHAMSQLLAVVQLPLCGPLEIDSFFCDIPLIIKLSCTDSHDLDIYMNADCGVVVVTCFILLLISYTYILITVRQSSKAGASKALSTCTAHITVVMIFFVPCIFIYVWPLNITWLDKFLAVFYTLIAPLLNPAIYTLRNKEMKNAMKKLKSHFTNHKGNT; encoded by the coding sequence ATGGATAGATGGAATCAGTCCATGGTACCAGAATTCGTGCTTTTGGGACTTTCCCACTCACATAATCTTCAGCGCTTACTATTTGTGATGTTTTTGATTATTTATGTGCTCGCTCTATCTGGAAATAGTACTGTCATGTTCTTAATTGTCACGGACCGTAATCTCCATTCCCCCATGTACTTCTTTTTGGCCAACCTGTCCTTTGTTGATATGTGGCTTTCCTCAGCCACCACTCCTAAGATGATTGCAGACTTTCTCAGTGAACCAAAGATCATTTCCTTTGCAGGCTGCATGTCCCAGGTCTTCTTCGACCATTGTGTTGGTGCAGTAGAGATGATGCTGTTGGTGGTAATGgcttatgaccgctatgtggccatctgcaaaccACTCCACTACTTCACCATTATGAACCTGAAAAGATGCACTGGGTTGGTGTTGACTTCCTGGGCCATTGCCTTTGTGCATGCCATGAGTCAGCTTTTGGCAGTTGTGCAGCTGCCTCTCTGTGGTCCCTTGGAAATTGATAGTTTCTTCTGTGACATACCACTGATAATCAAGTTATCCTGCACAGATTCCCATGATTTGGATATTTACATGAATGCTGACTGTGGGGTTGTGGTTGTAACCTGCTTCATTCTCTTGCTCATTTCCTACACATATATCCTTATCACTGTTCGCCAGAGCTCTAAAGCTGGTGCATCTAAGGCCTTGTCTACATGCACTGCCCACATCACAGTGGTGATGATCTTTTTTGTGCCCTGCATCTTCATCTATGTGTGGCCACTCAATATCACTTGGCTGGACAAATTTCTTGCTGTATTTTATACTCTTATTGCACCTCTCCTGAATCCAGCCATTTATACACTgaggaataaagaaatgaaaaatgctatgaagaaattaaaaagccATTTCACAAATCACAAGGGAAATACTTAA